One Rosa chinensis cultivar Old Blush chromosome 5, RchiOBHm-V2, whole genome shotgun sequence genomic region harbors:
- the LOC121049625 gene encoding uncharacterized protein LOC121049625 translates to MEISALNLASLVYINLHYNCHNCTFFPLQTPRLSRIFFSRPMGSGILLPQALIQFSLCPRLETLHLRMPAKLPRISSTATYGNLKQLNLDIILFRILVQEEDDVDVNCVLDLLKAAPLLEELIILVVGGHLSETNPQEMRNHSGFTNDHLKMVKMKGFLGHWYETQLAIGILENAPKLKVLVIDPFEKHYSDDGKYPENYSEQHMAVVEEKLKGVKTDAQILFL, encoded by the coding sequence ATGGAGATTTCGGCACTAAATCTTGCCTCCTTGGTATACATTAATCTACATTACAACTGCCACAACTGTACGTTTTTTCCCCTACAAACTCCAAGGTTATCCAGAATTTTTTTCTCACGCCCGATGGGAAGTGGAATATTATTACCTCAAGCACTAATCCAATTTTCATTGTGTCCCCGGCTTGAGACTCTTCATCTGCGGATGCCAGCGAAACTACCCCGAATTAGCAGCACAGCAACTTATGGAAATCTCAAGCAACTCAACTTGGATATTATTCTATTCCGAATCCTTGTGCAAGAGGAGGACGATGTTGATGTTAATTGCGTGCTGGATCTTCTCAAGGCTGCACCCCTTTTGGAAGAGCTTATAATACTGGTAGTTGGAGGACATTTGTCTGAGACTAATCCACAAGAGATGAGGAATCATTCTGGATTCACAAATGATCATTTGAAAATGGTTAAGATGAAGGGATTTTTAGGTCACTGGTACGAGACACAGCTGGCCATTGGTATCCTAGAGAATGCACCAAAGCTCAAGGTGCTAGTAATTGATCCATTTGAAAAACACTATTCGGATGATGGAAAGTACCCCGAGAATTATTCAGAACAACATATGGCAGTTGTTGAAGAAAAACTCAAGGGAGTAAAGACCGATGCTCAAATCCTATTTCTATAA
- the LOC112202095 gene encoding protein NUCLEAR FUSION DEFECTIVE 6, mitochondrial isoform X5, protein MASFAARSMIRSAAARTTLGSRVASAARPKPAAAPFTIPKQNKNPISHAIFRSPVELSCCVETLLPYHTATASALLTSMLSVSQRSYGWTPEDG, encoded by the exons ATGGCCTCCTTCGCCGCTAGGTCCATGATCCGCTCCGCCGCGGCCAGAACCACTCTGGGTTCTCGGGTCGCCTCCGCAGCCCGACCCAAACCCGCCGCCGCACCATTCACCATccccaaacaaaacaaaaaccccaTCTCTCACGCCATTTTCAG GTCGCCTGTGGAGTTGAGCTGCTGCGTGGAGACGTTGCTTCCCTACCACACAGCCACAGCCTCTGCATTGCTGACCTCGATGCTCTCCGTCTCGCAGCGCTCCTACGGTTGGACCCCTGAAG ATGGATGA
- the LOC112166796 gene encoding uncharacterized protein LOC112166796 isoform X2, protein MVAEDHEMHHGWPLGLEIMSLRLRLGESLPAAVIRHHVPSTSFTSFSSSNLDTESTASFFQDHSMSLGRLIGIRTNDRGRLYYPNPTRFEEHDWVSLRASSRNSDVSRRHQVDMSRRICLPLLLGALVKMSRSKNKSKKPKFEGKH, encoded by the exons ATGGTCGCAGAG GATCATGAAATGCATCATGGATGGCCTCTAGGGCTCGAGATTATGAGTTTAAGGCTTAGACTGGGGGAGAGCTTACCAGCTGCTGTTATAAGACACCATGTACCTTCTACTAGTTTCacctcattttcttcttcaaacCTCGACACTGAG TCTACAGCATCCTTTTTCCAAGACCACAGCATGTCACTAGGCCGGCTGATTGGCATTCGAACCAACGATAGAGGGCGCTTGTACTACCCGAATCCAACTAGATTCGAAGAACATGACTGGGTTTCTTTAAGAGCTAGTTCACGAAATTCTGATGTCTCCAGAAGACATCAAGTAGACATGTCTAGACGGATTTGCTTACCGCTGCTGCTTGGTGCTCTTGTAAAGATGAGCAGGAGTAAGAACAAGTCTAAGAAGCCAAAGTTTGAAGGCAAACACTAA
- the LOC112202095 gene encoding protein NUCLEAR FUSION DEFECTIVE 6, mitochondrial isoform X1, translated as MASFAARSMIRSAAARTTLGSRVASAARPKPAAAPFTIPKQNKNPISHAIFRSPVELSCCVETLLPYHTATASALLTSMLSVSQRSYGWTPEACNDDV; from the exons ATGGCCTCCTTCGCCGCTAGGTCCATGATCCGCTCCGCCGCGGCCAGAACCACTCTGGGTTCTCGGGTCGCCTCCGCAGCCCGACCCAAACCCGCCGCCGCACCATTCACCATccccaaacaaaacaaaaaccccaTCTCTCACGCCATTTTCAG GTCGCCTGTGGAGTTGAGCTGCTGCGTGGAGACGTTGCTTCCCTACCACACAGCCACAGCCTCTGCATTGCTGACCTCGATGCTCTCCGTCTCGCAGCGCTCCTACGGTTGGACCCCTGAAG CTTGCAATGATGATGTATGA
- the LOC112202095 gene encoding protein NUCLEAR FUSION DEFECTIVE 6, mitochondrial isoform X2, which translates to MASFAARSMIRSAAARTTLGSRVASAARPKPAAAPFTIPKQNKNPISHAIFRSPVELSCCVETLLPYHTATASALLTSMLSVSQRSYGWTPEGQDKTR; encoded by the exons ATGGCCTCCTTCGCCGCTAGGTCCATGATCCGCTCCGCCGCGGCCAGAACCACTCTGGGTTCTCGGGTCGCCTCCGCAGCCCGACCCAAACCCGCCGCCGCACCATTCACCATccccaaacaaaacaaaaaccccaTCTCTCACGCCATTTTCAG GTCGCCTGTGGAGTTGAGCTGCTGCGTGGAGACGTTGCTTCCCTACCACACAGCCACAGCCTCTGCATTGCTGACCTCGATGCTCTCCGTCTCGCAGCGCTCCTACGGTTGGACCCCTGAAG GGCAAGACAAGACTAGATGA
- the LOC112202095 gene encoding protein NUCLEAR FUSION DEFECTIVE 6, mitochondrial isoform X4, with protein sequence MASFAARSMIRSAAARTTLGSRVASAARPKPAAAPFTIPKQNKNPISHAIFRSPVELSCCVETLLPYHTATASALLTSMLSVSQRSYGWTPEGL encoded by the exons ATGGCCTCCTTCGCCGCTAGGTCCATGATCCGCTCCGCCGCGGCCAGAACCACTCTGGGTTCTCGGGTCGCCTCCGCAGCCCGACCCAAACCCGCCGCCGCACCATTCACCATccccaaacaaaacaaaaaccccaTCTCTCACGCCATTTTCAG GTCGCCTGTGGAGTTGAGCTGCTGCGTGGAGACGTTGCTTCCCTACCACACAGCCACAGCCTCTGCATTGCTGACCTCGATGCTCTCCGTCTCGCAGCGCTCCTACGGTTGGACCCCTGAAG ggCTGTGA
- the LOC112202095 gene encoding protein NUCLEAR FUSION DEFECTIVE 6, mitochondrial isoform X7, protein MASFAARSMIRSAAARTTLGSRVASAARPKPAAAPFTIPKQNKNPISHAIFRSPVELSCCVETLLPYHTATASALLTSMLSVSQRSYGWTPEGE, encoded by the exons ATGGCCTCCTTCGCCGCTAGGTCCATGATCCGCTCCGCCGCGGCCAGAACCACTCTGGGTTCTCGGGTCGCCTCCGCAGCCCGACCCAAACCCGCCGCCGCACCATTCACCATccccaaacaaaacaaaaaccccaTCTCTCACGCCATTTTCAG GTCGCCTGTGGAGTTGAGCTGCTGCGTGGAGACGTTGCTTCCCTACCACACAGCCACAGCCTCTGCATTGCTGACCTCGATGCTCTCCGTCTCGCAGCGCTCCTACGGTTGGACCCCTGAAG GTGAATGA
- the LOC112202095 gene encoding protein NUCLEAR FUSION DEFECTIVE 6, mitochondrial isoform X3 → MSSLAARSVLRSTASRTTQLRSRLAFAAKTKPAVASPFSIPKQNQNLLSHRIFRSPAELSCCVETLLPYHTATASALLTSKLEVSQRFYVLIPEGE, encoded by the exons ATGTCCTCCTTGGCCGCTAGGTCAGTGCTCCGCTCCACCGCGTCTCGGACCACCCAGCTGCGTTCGAGGCTCGCTTTCGCAGCCAAAACCAAACCAGCTGTCGCCTCACCCTTTAGCATCcccaaacaaaaccaaaacctactGTCTCATCGCATCTTCAG GTCGCCTGCGGAGTTGAGCTGCTGCGTGGAGACGTTGCTTCCCTACCATACAGCCACAGCCTCTGCATTGCTCACTTCGAAGCTAGAAGTCTCGCAACGCTTCTATGTTTTGATCCCTGAAG GTGAATGA
- the LOC112166796 gene encoding uncharacterized protein LOC112166796 isoform X1, whose translation MVAEDHEMHHGWPLGLEIMSLRLRLGESLPAAVIRHHVPSTSFTSFSSSNLDTEQSTASFFQDHSMSLGRLIGIRTNDRGRLYYPNPTRFEEHDWVSLRASSRNSDVSRRHQVDMSRRICLPLLLGALVKMSRSKNKSKKPKFEGKH comes from the exons ATGGTCGCAGAG GATCATGAAATGCATCATGGATGGCCTCTAGGGCTCGAGATTATGAGTTTAAGGCTTAGACTGGGGGAGAGCTTACCAGCTGCTGTTATAAGACACCATGTACCTTCTACTAGTTTCacctcattttcttcttcaaacCTCGACACTGAG CAGTCTACAGCATCCTTTTTCCAAGACCACAGCATGTCACTAGGCCGGCTGATTGGCATTCGAACCAACGATAGAGGGCGCTTGTACTACCCGAATCCAACTAGATTCGAAGAACATGACTGGGTTTCTTTAAGAGCTAGTTCACGAAATTCTGATGTCTCCAGAAGACATCAAGTAGACATGTCTAGACGGATTTGCTTACCGCTGCTGCTTGGTGCTCTTGTAAAGATGAGCAGGAGTAAGAACAAGTCTAAGAAGCCAAAGTTTGAAGGCAAACACTAA
- the LOC112202095 gene encoding protein NUCLEAR FUSION DEFECTIVE 6, mitochondrial isoform X6: MASFAARSMIRSAAARTTLGSRVASAARPKPAAAPFTIPKQNKNPISHAIFRSPVELSCCVETLLPYHTATASALLTSMLSVSQRSYGWTPEGG; the protein is encoded by the exons ATGGCCTCCTTCGCCGCTAGGTCCATGATCCGCTCCGCCGCGGCCAGAACCACTCTGGGTTCTCGGGTCGCCTCCGCAGCCCGACCCAAACCCGCCGCCGCACCATTCACCATccccaaacaaaacaaaaaccccaTCTCTCACGCCATTTTCAG GTCGCCTGTGGAGTTGAGCTGCTGCGTGGAGACGTTGCTTCCCTACCACACAGCCACAGCCTCTGCATTGCTGACCTCGATGCTCTCCGTCTCGCAGCGCTCCTACGGTTGGACCCCTGAAG GGGGGTGA